In Zhaonella formicivorans, one DNA window encodes the following:
- a CDS encoding tautomerase family protein, translating to MPIVTIDMFEGRSVEQKRELAKVLTEDICRICNCDASAVTIIIHDLPKTNIAKAGKLGSDPK from the coding sequence GTGCCGATTGTAACTATCGACATGTTTGAAGGCAGGAGTGTGGAGCAGAAAAGAGAATTGGCTAAAGTTTTAACTGAAGACATCTGCCGTATTTGCAACTGCGATGCCAGCGCAGTTACCATCATCATCCATGATCTTCCAAAAACAAATATTGCTAAGGCAGGCAAACTGGGCAGCGATCCCAAATAG